The sequence CGGACGGGCCGACGCGATCCGGGCCTTCGCCACCCCGGGCCGGTTCTGACGCCAGGCGCGGCGGTCAGCGGCCGGGGCCTCCTCCCGCGCCGCCCTGCGGGGGTTGGTTCGGCACGCCGGGGAACAGCTCGGCCGTCGGTCCCACGGTCACGTCGCCGCGCAGCTTGGTGACGAGGTGGGGCGTGAACACGGCGCCGTACAGCAGGTTGCCCAGCACGATGACGGAGGCGACGGACAACGCGGCCGCGCGGGCCGGGGTCTTCGTCCTGCGCTCGGCCCAGGCGTCGATGACCGTGCGGCCGTCCGGGTCGGTCCGCCCGAGCAGATAGGTGAAGACCATCATCTGCACGCCCATCGCGAGGGCGTCGTACAGCGGGTACTGGTGCTTCGTTCCCTCGAACATCGCGAGGCCGGGGATGACGCGGCCGTAGTAGAAGACGCCGGCGCGGACGCCGAAGACCCCGTTGAAGAGCAGCGCCCAGGCGTAGCCGACGACGAGCCCGACGGTGAGCAGGCCGATCGGCCGTCGCCACCCGAACCTCGCACGCAGCCGCCGTTCGAGCGCGACGCCAAGAAGCGCTGGCAGCACGAAGTACTCGATGTAGCCCAACGGCACCGACACGGGCAACCCGCCCCACGTCAGGTTCAACGGCCACCACGAGGGCATCCGCGGCAGTCCGGGCGCGAACTGCGCGTACATCGCCCAGTCGTACGGCGCCTCGATCCAGGAGAACGAGACCGCAGAGATGCATAAGAGCAGCAACGGGTGCAGACGCCGCCGGCGAACGGTCAGCACGATGCCGGCCGCGAGAAAGGACAGGCCGCCGGCATAGGCGAACACCTGGCCGAACACCAGCGCGGGCGTCAGCTTGTCGCTCACCGGCCGCGCCCGTCCGTTCGAGAACGCCGCATCTCGGGATCGGATCGCAGCACCACAACATAGACAAGCGCGATCAGGACGAACAGCGTGCCGAGCATGATGACCGCACCCATGACCGTTCTGCCGCCCCTCAGTCCTGGCCGAAACGATCGACGAGGTGCGAGGTCACGCCGTCCGGGTCGAGCTGGCGGGCGACCAGGTAGCCGGCGCCCATCCAGCCGCGGCGGGTCCACCTGCCGAACGACAGCCGGGTTCCGGGCGCGCCGGACGCGGCGGGGAGCATCTTGACGCGTTCGAGCGCCTCCTTGACGCCTCGCGGGCTCAGCGGGTGCGCGTCCGCGAACGCGTGTAGCAATACCGTGGCGAGGTCGTGGTTCACCACCGGCACGCAGTACTCCGGGCGTCGGCCGTAGGTGGACTCGTACAGGTCGAGGAACCGCTGGCCGTGGCGGTTCCCCTCGTCGTACTGGTCGATGCCGGTCCAGCCCAGCATCGCCTGCCACAGGACATCGTTGATCCAGGCGTTCTGGAACGCGGTTCCCATGAAGCGCGGCGGGTCCCAGCCGAGCGCCTTCAGGGCTGGATTGATGAAGACGACGCCGAAGCCGAAGCCGCAGTGCACCAGCGCCTGCGCCTTCGCCTCGTGCAGCCGGCGGACATTGTCCCCGACGTCCTGGGCGGTCTGGGCGATCCACTCCTCGGCGACGACGCGGATGCCCTGCTCGGCACACGCCCTGCGGAAGTTGCGGATGTAGGACTCGCCGACGAGCGACCGCTCGATGAGGCAGCCGACCTCGGTGTGGCCGCCTTTCGCGAGCAGCTGAGCCCAGAAGATCGGCTCGTCGGTCAGCGACCCCTGCGGCAGCGAGAACGTCCATTCGCCGAGCCAGTCGTCCGTGCCCGTCACACTGATCGCCGGTACGTGGAACCGCTCTTCGATCGCCTCGCGGGCCGGCACGCAGTTGTCGGAGATGGCAGGCCCGAAGACCGCCAGGCAGCCCTCGTCGACGAGCTCGCCGTAGGCATCGATCACCGCCTTGACGGAGCCCTTCGGCAGTCCCTCGACCTCCCGGAAAACGATCTCCACCGGCCGGTCGATGATTCCCGCCCTGCGGCCTTCCTCGAACACCAGCTCGAAGGTCTGGTGCAGGTCGTCCCGCTGGTCCTTCGGGTAGCCCTCGGGCAGGCGGAAGTCAAACAGGTAGCCGAGCTTGATTGGCTCGGCGCTGCTCTCGTACGACACCGGTACTCCCTCGGTCACGCGCGCGCTGACGCCCGCGGTCATTGCCTGGACTGGTTCGTCACGACGAGACGGTCACGCCGGGGACAGGCGTCCCGCAGATCGGGACCGCCCCCTTGACCGGCTGGAAGACCCTCCCGGTCAGCTTCACGATCCAGGTGCAGTTGTCGACCCCGTTGACCGCGTTCTCGCGGTCGTTGACGTCGAGCTTGTGGTCGCCGTAGAGCCCGGCGGCCGTGAAGTCGTGAATGTTCGCGAGTGCCGTCAGGAGCGTCTGTTGAGTCACTCCGCCGCCGGTTCCCTTCAACGCATCCACGAGAAGAGCCATGGAGACATATCCCTGGTACTGCGCGAAGGTGGGTTCTCCGGTGACGCCGCCACTCTTCAGGTCGTCGACGAACTGTTTCGTGGCCGCGGTTCCCATCTCGACAGGCTCGAAGCCGAGCAGGAAGTAGACACCCTGCGCCGCCTGCACCGCGCCCGGACCGGCCTGGGTGAGGTCACCGCCGTAGCCGGTGGGGATCAGCGCCACCTTGAGGGACACGCCCTGGTCGCGAAGCGCGGTGATCAGCGCGAACGCGGTGTTCGGCTGGACCGACATGACGAGGCCGTCCACCCCGGCGTTCTTCATGGCGAGCACGGTGGGGCCCACGTCGGTGCTCCCCAGCGGGAACTTCGAGTTGAGGTACGCGACGTCGACGCCCGCCGCGCGTGCCGACGCGGCCCAGGCCTCGGAGGCGAGCGACGACGTCGGAACCGCATAGCCCAACGAGGCGAGCCTGGCCACGCCCTGCGCCTTGAAGAACGCGCCCACGGTGGTGGCGACCCTCGTCGGGTGGAGCGCGCCGTAGATCGAGAACATGTTCTTCGCGGTGATCCACTCAGTCGCGTCCTCGGCGGGCCCGATCACCGGCACGTTGTGCGCGGTGAGATAGTCCGACGCGGCGAACGTGAGGGCGGAGTTGGCGATGACGGCCAGCACGTGCTTCTGGGTCACCAGCAGCTGCGCGGCGGCCAGCGTTCCAGCCGGGGTGGTCTGCGTGTCAGCCACCACGTATTTGACCGTGTAACCACTGCGCGCCGCGAGGGCGACACCAGCCCTGATCCCCCCGGGCGTACTTCCGTGCACCGAGGACGCTGGCCCGGTGATATCGGACAGGACGCCGATGGTGTAGGTCCCCTTGCTGGCGACTCCCGACGTCGTGGCGGCCGGGCCGCCGGACGACCCCGCCGAGCCACAGGCCGCCGTGGCCACGACCAGGGCGATCGCCGCGGCTAACCGCCCGGCGCGTCGGTCGCGGGCCGCCCGTCGAGCCCGCCGAGCGAGGTCGTGGTGCAGCCGCATCGTCGGTCTCCTCAGGTTCGCAGGGAGCCGGGTCGGGGCAGGCCGATCGCACTCCCCAGCAGGGCTCGGAAGATCCGGTCCGGCAGCAGCCCGCGGCCGGCGAGCAGCAGGCGAGCGTCACCACCCACCGGGCGACGGGCGAAGGGAGCGCGGTCGCGCAGGGCCCGCGCCAGTCCCGGCGGGAAGTCCTCCGGAGGGCTGACGGACCGCAGGATGCGCTCGCCGGCCCGCGCGAGCGCGGCGTGCAGCTCGCCGTAGGGCCCGGCGGGGTCGGCGTAGGTGACGGTCTTGTCCAGCCCGGTGTCGAACGCCCCGGGCACGAGCACGGTCACGCCCAGCCCGAAGGGGGCGATCTCCTGGGCGAGGGCCTCGGCCCACCGCTCGAGGGCGCCCTTGGAGGCGGAGTAGGCGCTGGTCGTCGGCATGCCGCGCACGCCGGCCGCGCTGGACACCACGACGATCCGGCCATGCCCGGCCGCGCGCATGGCGGGCAGCAGCTCCTGGGTGAGCTGGACCGGCCCCAGCACGTTGGTGGACAGGACCTGCCGCCAGACGCTGAGCGGCGTCTCCTCGACGCAG is a genomic window of Pseudofrankia inefficax containing:
- a CDS encoding ABC transporter substrate-binding protein, with protein sequence MSYESSAEPIKLGYLFDFRLPEGYPKDQRDDLHQTFELVFEEGRRAGIIDRPVEIVFREVEGLPKGSVKAVIDAYGELVDEGCLAVFGPAISDNCVPAREAIEERFHVPAISVTGTDDWLGEWTFSLPQGSLTDEPIFWAQLLAKGGHTEVGCLIERSLVGESYIRNFRRACAEQGIRVVAEEWIAQTAQDVGDNVRRLHEAKAQALVHCGFGFGVVFINPALKALGWDPPRFMGTAFQNAWINDVLWQAMLGWTGIDQYDEGNRHGQRFLDLYESTYGRRPEYCVPVVNHDLATVLLHAFADAHPLSPRGVKEALERVKMLPAASGAPGTRLSFGRWTRRGWMGAGYLVARQLDPDGVTSHLVDRFGQD
- a CDS encoding SDR family oxidoreductase, encoding MAEPSNRRRPRSVLITGASRGLGLASAAYLHRQGWHVVAAMRTPDAGLARLREATGAAPDDPRLTAVRLDLDDAASITDAARATEKAVGSPDAVVHNAAFMVAGCVEETPLSVWRQVLSTNVLGPVQLTQELLPAMRAAGHGRIVVVSSAAGVRGMPTTSAYSASKGALERWAEALAQEIAPFGLGVTVLVPGAFDTGLDKTVTYADPAGPYGELHAALARAGERILRSVSPPEDFPPGLARALRDRAPFARRPVGGDARLLLAGRGLLPDRIFRALLGSAIGLPRPGSLRT
- a CDS encoding ABC transporter substrate-binding protein, producing MRLHHDLARRARRAARDRRAGRLAAAIALVVATAACGSAGSSGGPAATTSGVASKGTYTIGVLSDITGPASSVHGSTPGGIRAGVALAARSGYTVKYVVADTQTTPAGTLAAAQLLVTQKHVLAVIANSALTFAASDYLTAHNVPVIGPAEDATEWITAKNMFSIYGALHPTRVATTVGAFFKAQGVARLASLGYAVPTSSLASEAWAASARAAGVDVAYLNSKFPLGSTDVGPTVLAMKNAGVDGLVMSVQPNTAFALITALRDQGVSLKVALIPTGYGGDLTQAGPGAVQAAQGVYFLLGFEPVEMGTAATKQFVDDLKSGGVTGEPTFAQYQGYVSMALLVDALKGTGGGVTQQTLLTALANIHDFTAAGLYGDHKLDVNDRENAVNGVDNCTWIVKLTGRVFQPVKGAVPICGTPVPGVTVSS
- a CDS encoding spirocyclase AveC family protein produces the protein MSDKLTPALVFGQVFAYAGGLSFLAAGIVLTVRRRRLHPLLLLCISAVSFSWIEAPYDWAMYAQFAPGLPRMPSWWPLNLTWGGLPVSVPLGYIEYFVLPALLGVALERRLRARFGWRRPIGLLTVGLVVGYAWALLFNGVFGVRAGVFYYGRVIPGLAMFEGTKHQYPLYDALAMGVQMMVFTYLLGRTDPDGRTVIDAWAERRTKTPARAAALSVASVIVLGNLLYGAVFTPHLVTKLRGDVTVGPTAELFPGVPNQPPQGGAGGGPGR